Below is a genomic region from Acetobacter ghanensis.
CCAGAATACCGCCAATATCGGCTGACCCTTCGGACGAAATGGAAAGCGGTAGCAAAAGACCCTGCGCACTGGCCGCGTCCTGTGCGGCCTTAAGGGTTACGCCTGCATCCACCGTCATGGTCAGGTCGGCATGGTCAATGGAATGAATCTGGTTCATGCGGGTGGTGGAAATCACAACGGCATGGCCGCTTGAATCCGGCGTAGCCCCCCCAACCATGCTGGTGTTGCCCCCCTGTGGTACCATGGGCACATTGTGCGCGTGGCACAGGGCAATGGCTTTTGCGCATTCTTCGGTATTGGCCGGGCGCAGCACTGCCGCACAGCGCCCGTGGTAAAGTGCCCGCCAGTCCACGCAAAACGCTTCCGTATCCGCCGGGTTGGTCAGTACGCCAGATGGGCCAAGGAGCTGTACCAGCGCATCATGAAGGGCGGGGGAAGGGGCGTTTGTGGCATGGCTTTGGTTTTCCCTGCAAAAGCACAAAAAGACAAAGAAGGGCGGTTAGGGCCGCCCCTTAATAAAGGTAATGGGCGTTATCGACGACAACATGGGGGGCTGGGGGCCACAGCATATGCACAGCCTGCGAACCCGCAATGCCCACCAGCAGGCCAACAAGAAGACTAATGGCGATGGTAACCGGCTTTTGGTTGCGGTTACTGCTCTGGAGTGTTGCCAGATGGGTCTGAAGTTCCGCGCGGGACTTCTGTGTCAGATAGAGCTCAGATTTAAGTGTCTCGTTCTGGGAGTAAGCCACCCGTAGGTTGCGGTCTAACCGGGTAATGCTATCCGCCATTTCCCGCAGTTGAACGCGGTACTGGTCCGGCATGTCTGTTGTTTTGGACTTGCTGGAGGACGCGCGCGACCCTGTCTGCCGGGATGATGCGGTTTTGGCTTTGGACGGGTTGGTGGCAATGGTTTGGAACAGGTTTTTAAGTGCACCACCCGTCGTGCTGTTTTTGCGCGCCCGGTTGCGTAGCGCCTGTAGGGCCGTGTCCGACTGGCCCGGATGGTCTTCAAGCACCAGCGCCAGAATGTCCGACAGGATTTTGAGTTCCTTGGGGTCGATCTCGGTCATGGCGCGGTGTCTCCCGTTCCATCCTGCGGGCGGGGGGCGGCGGCGCGGTTCAGGCGGTCCTGTATGGCACGGCCCAGCCCGTGGTGGGGAATGGGCTGTACGGCAATGCGGGTCAGACCCATGGCCTGTCCCTTATGGTCCAGTGTGCGCAGGCCGGTAAACAGCCGTGCGGCGGCCTCTTCCAGACTGCCGGTCGGGCTCAGGTTCCACACAAGCGGGGCATTGGTGGGGCGGGGCGCACCAAATGCCAGCAGGGCCTCATCCGGCTGGGCCTGCAAGGCGTCCAGCCTGACTGGCAGGTGCGGCGCGTAATGTGAGATCAGGCGGCCGGGCGAGTGCGGTGCGGCATCGCTGGTTGTCTGTGGCAGGCTTATATGCGGGCAGATGGCTTGCAGTTCTTCCAGTGTAATGCCGCCGGGGCGCAGGAGGCATGGCCTTTGTGGGTCTGACAGGTCCACTACAGTGCTTTCCAGCCCCACGGTGCACGGGCCACTATCCAGCACTGCATCTATGCGGCCATCCAGTTCTTCCAGCACGTGCGTTGCATCGACCGGGCTGATACGGCCGGAGCGGTTGGCCGATGGAGCTGCAATTGGGCGGTCCACCTGCTCCAGCAGGGCACGCGCTACGGCATTAGCTGGGACGCGTACAGCTAGGGTGGAGAGCCCATCGGCTGCCAAATCGCTTATGCAACACCCCGGAGCGCGCGGCAGAATAAGCGTGAGCGGACCGGGCCAGAACGCCTGCGCCAGTCTGTGCGCCAGTGCGTTGGGAACAATCTGCTGGAAGGCGGCCTGCGCATGGGCAAAGTGGCTGATGAGCGGGTTGAAGCGTGGCCGGTTTTTGGCCTCAAAAATACGGGCGACGGCCTGCGGCTGGCTGGCATCCGCCCCAAGGCCGTAAACGGTTTCCGTGCCAAATGCCACAAGGCCGCCAGCACGAAGAATGCTGGCGGCTGTGGCTATGCCGCTTTCGGTGGCATCCAGACGTCTGGTCATGGTTTTCTCATGGCAACAGGGCGCAATCCGTAGGCCGATCAGTGAGGCTGGCAATGTTGTGGCAACAGAAAAATCTTGCGTAAAGGGGCTACGGGGAAACGGTCCTGTTTATAGTGTTCCGGTACAGACAAATGGTGGATTTTTCCAGCCTGTTTTGCCGTAAATCAGGGGAGA
It encodes:
- a CDS encoding L-threonylcarbamoyladenylate synthase; amino-acid sequence: MTRRLDATESGIATAASILRAGGLVAFGTETVYGLGADASQPQAVARIFEAKNRPRFNPLISHFAHAQAAFQQIVPNALAHRLAQAFWPGPLTLILPRAPGCCISDLAADGLSTLAVRVPANAVARALLEQVDRPIAAPSANRSGRISPVDATHVLEELDGRIDAVLDSGPCTVGLESTVVDLSDPQRPCLLRPGGITLEELQAICPHISLPQTTSDAAPHSPGRLISHYAPHLPVRLDALQAQPDEALLAFGAPRPTNAPLVWNLSPTGSLEEAAARLFTGLRTLDHKGQAMGLTRIAVQPIPHHGLGRAIQDRLNRAAAPRPQDGTGDTAP